ccaggcaggtgacgTGGAGACCCTTTGccactggccaccagcacagaacatctgacccagccctcagtccctcaagtaccccagtgagtcgcttctctcactgcagggactgaatggggaaacaagcaaagcaatgagACTCTGGAGAGTCtattccttggccttgttctttaCACCTACCTTTCCaaaagaacaaagtcttcaggaactgcccagggggatcccctttcctgatggaaatgatgttaaggagcccagctctgtcccagcagtgcccagggcctgtccctgcccatggtcacaggactgacccacagcagggactgagctgccagagcactcaggccttgggcaaggagcagaaaggagagggagacagtggaaaaagagcatctctgaaaaggccaagagctgctgctccctggcagtgctcctgtaccaggactctttaccccttctcctctgcacacaggcactgccctccagcTTTAGGGAAGTTGTTGGAGGGAGAATCTGCGTTCAAAGAAGAAGAATTCAAGTCCTTTATTctactcagagattgtgattcctcatgtacagaGTAACAAAGACAGAATGTTTGACAAAGAAGacaaaggaatttttattttgtttaaatgcacacagagaatgatCCCTCATTTACACAATTGAGGGTCAAAACAAAGAGGTAAAGAGTGAATTAGGTAtgagatgaagaaaaaatttctgtgttaacaacatcaaaagattaaaaaaaaacatgtaggaaatccccaccaccaccactctcAAAAGTTTTAGAAGGAAGGCTGGGTCAGTAAAGGGTTGTACaatgagtgttctgcagaagaaaacaggCAGGTTGTTGCTCCTGAAaaacatccagtcatcattttccttatggcatccttgagctcctggttcctcaggctgtagatgagggggttcagtgctggaggaactactgagtacagaactgacaccaccaggtccaggggtggggaggagatggaggggggcttcaggtcgGAAAATGcaccagtgctgacaaacagagagaccacagccaggtgagggaggcacgtggaaaaggctttgtgccgtccttgctgagaggggatcctcagcacagccctgaagatctgcacataggagaaaacaatgaaaatgaaacaaccaaacactaaacagGCAGTAATCAtaatgagcccaatttccctgcggtagcctgagtgtgagcaggagagcttgaggacgtgtgggagttcacagaagaactggcccagggcattgccctggcacaggggcagggaaaatgtactggctgtgtgcagcagagcattgagaaagccagtggcccaggcagctgctgccatgtgggcacaagctctgctgcccaggagggtcccgtagtgcaggggtttgcagatggcaacgtagcggtcgtagcacatgatggtgaggagggaaaactctgctgagaggaagaaataaaagaaaaagatctgtgcagcacatcccatgtaggagatggttgtggtgtcccagagggaattgtgcatggctttggggacagtggtgcagatgcagcccaggtctgtgagggagaggttgagcaggaagaagcccatgggggtgtgcaggtggtggtcacaggctacggcgctgaggatgaggctgttggccaggagggcagccagggagatggccaggaagagccagaagtgcaggagctgcagctccctcctgtctgagaacgccaggaggaggaactggggcatggagctgctgttggacatttgctgcctctgggTGTTTGTTTCCAACACAGGAGAAGAAGACAATAAGAGGTCAGTTAGCATGGACATATCTAAACAAAGTCAAAGCTGTTTAGTCTATTCTACAGACACTCCCCATCTCACACACAGACAGCCTTTTGATTTCCTAGGAGatcttccttcagctccagtgctgAGTCCCTACTGAACAgcattttcactgtcatagCAGCACTGTGCTTCTGTACAGGAGTTTCACATAACAAGGAGATGTTTAGGGACAGGTTTCCAACCTGGAGGGAAATTCACAACTTGGAAGGaaacctcagggagacagcCAAGTGTCCTTATGATGGCATTTGATTTAAgcagactcagctccttcccaagcaccacaggctgcactggTAGGGGTCATATTCCGATTGCAGGTGCGAAAGGACATCTCAGACTAGTCCTGATGGGTCTAGAAGAGgtgatgctggtgctgcccacaggcagagcagtggctgaaagCACATTAGGAAGCTCTGACAGACCTACTGAGCACTCACAGTTCAGATGTCTCAGGGACTTGtcaaaattaatactttcttaATGATTTATTCCTCTCATTCCTCAAGAGTAGGAAACTGGAAACACAATCAGGAAATTTCTTTAACCTTATAAAAATCTTCATCTTGGAAATATTCTGAGAGGGAGCTGAAGTTCTGAGCATGTCCTCCTCCTCTACACTACAGATAGTCTCAGAGTTGCACTTACAGAATCTGTAGttggtgggcagtgccagctttCCCAGATGCCTCCAAAAGCTGCAGTCCCATTGCCCTGCATGAACAGACTTCCTGTGCCATGATCTGTTAAAATTCTCCCCCAGTGAGGTCTCAGCATCATTCTACGTCTGACAGCCTTTAacttctctctgtctcactCCCCCTGCCcttggtgctgcaggcagtgccctcagccctgctgggctgtgcagaggagctgctcaccagcagagctgtctctttgaagctcttcttgcttgccaggagctccctgtgtgccaggagtctggcccagctcagcagcacagcaacagccccaggcatttagTGACCCTTGGGAGGTGTGaggttgtttacatgagactcagtccctgagaggaagttcaaacaacttctcaagaagtcaaagtgagattgaaacattGAAGTTTCTTGTtgtgctaatgagtctcactgagggacacatctgagaacgtgtccccaggttccagttagagcagaaacctgcagacagtgatgacaaggatggacaagcaagggaaaggtggctctgatgctgaagaaacatTGACTTCTTTActtaatccaaagggccaacccctgggaaggcacatcctgtccctgcctcattcctcagggctcttcctggggcactgggatgtgggatgtgcaatgccaagggcaggaccatggggtggcacctgccaggctgctgagcagggacaaggaggccatgaggccccagggctgcaagggccactcccctcctcctggcatcaggggcacagacagcagccctggccaaaggcctgcagaaggtggccgtgtcagggcctttcagcttctccccatccctgtctcctctccagcccaggctgtcctacggtgtccatgccctgcccctttccctgcaggctgtcgtcatccccccggctgccccacctggctggcaccttcctgcactgacatctctgcgtcctccctggctcttcctgcacacacaaagccttgggctcatccagactccttctttgtgacatattgcaccacaacactgaccttggaGGGAAAGTTCTTTCTTCctgtcaccagtctaggccaccccagctgcccttggtggcactagttctttcttaggctgttttctgacaggaagaaaagctccaccagctctgacaccccctttccagacctctcaggctgctcctctactgtcctcaatctttgcaccactgacccctgagtcctcagcctctatatatgggtcatgtgcttgaggccccagattccttcctgggagatctctgggacctctccagggttttggaagatgacaatagagtgcttttatcccaggaaacacagaaggacacttttttccaagggttgtcttggcagaatggggcacaatatttttaaagtttctggcacaagggagctctgagatCTGGGTACAGAGaaggtccaagtgccaaccactggagtgggagctacaaatcatcaagtcttgtgttctttggagggccagacactggtgagagtggtgtgtgtgtgcacatgtaaggacttgaagggcacaatgaactgtctcaaaacactgtcaaagaagggaaatcccataaggcaccacaacacacaagcactggtggcaaacaggaaggcctttaattccaaggcctaaagggaggtgaagctttggaagtagcccccaggacagaattgcactgtgcagactgggagaaagagcagacagccccaacaggaaggcagggctggtaaggcaggtctggggaacccatccagacaaagattcccacctgcagactggaagcacagcgggcaaaactcccaccgtggcaagctgtgggaaaggaagcaagtccttgtctacatgccagcccaagctgtgggaacagcatctacccaCCTGAATACCCGGGGcctgggctgtataaaagtgatagcccagaaacacaacttggggacccttcacggagcagagcagggggaagaaggaccggtgggagcctcagggatctccatggtgtgatacatttaattcatctctgtctctctctaactggcttcccaccactctcttcttctctctttctgtttctttctctacctcctatttactgttaaatcaaagctggactgttgactttggcacatggtctcctttgcagtTGAATTTGGGCAGCTGAATTTTCATAATGGGAACCTGAcagtatccatgaggttttacagtgtgggaatggccactagattccatgaggttccacagagtcgcagggtccatttggcttcgtAAGGCTCTGCGgtgtgataatggacccttgattccatgggtttgcaaaatgtctcaggactcctttggttctaggaggccccacatatcacagtggccccttggttccatgagattccacagtgtcccaggaatcctctggttccatgagccctgcagtgtcacaatggccccttgattccatgaggttccacagtgccaatatgggcccttgatttcttgaggtccacagtgtcccagggtccctttgtctCTATGATGCTCTGCAGagtcacagtggccccttgattccatgaggttctgaaaagtctcagggttcctttggtttcatgaggccctgcagtgtcacagtggcctagtaattccatgtggttccacattgtcccagggttcctttggttccatgaggccctgaGGTTCCTCAATGTCACAATGACCCCTGATTCTATTAGGGCccgaaatgtctcagggttctcTTGGCTCCAGGAGGCCCTTCATGGCACAATGAActcttggttccatgagattccacagtgtcccaggattcctttggctccagaaggccctacagtgtcacaatggcccctttactccaggaggttccacagtgtccttgctggaacacacagggctgtaatgttgtcacccctgcagagctgcctccagctctgggctccagcacaggaaggacatggacctgctggagagaGTGCAGAGGGGAccagcaagaggatcagagggatggagcagctctgctgtgaggaaaggctgagagaattaggattgttcaggctgaagaaaagaaggctttgggctgacctaattgtggccttgcagtgcctgaagggagccaacaagaaagatggagagagactttggacaagggcctggagtgacaggacaaggggaatggcttcacactgagaataggaagggttagatgggatattaggaggaatttctggactgtgatggtagtgagatcctggcacaggttgctcagagaagttctggctgccccatccctggaagtgttcatggccaggttggatggggctctgagctctgggtctagtggaaggtgtccctgcccatggcagggggttggactgagatgctctttaaggttccttccaacccaaaccattccatgattctgtgactggtgggggatgtggtggtcggagctgatgggcacagagaccccaaaatgatggagttttccattctgagCGAAgaaaggagggggcagcagaactgacaccctggactgctggtggtcagactttgttctttttgggagactgactgatctgggtgtgagtatggatgtgctggagggcaggaagacTCTgtagagggatctggacaggctggatcaagaaggccaagtgtcagggcctgcacttgggtcccaacaacccaagttggatatgaggcagagtgtgcccaggggggcaagaaggccaagggcatcatggcctttgtggagaagagtgtggccagcaggagcagagaactgattgcccctctgtgctgggcactggggaggccccacctggagtgctgtgtccagttctgggccctcagtgccaaaaggcccttgaggggctggagcgtgtccagagaagggaacggagctggggaaggctctggaaaacatgtctgctgagggacggctgagggaactgggcttgttgagtctggagaaggggaggctcaggggggacctcattgctctctgcaatgacctgagaggaggttttagtgggtgtggggggtggtctcttctgcaaagcctttttagtgacaggaagagaggaaatggccttaaactgcATCAgcaaggttcatattagatattcaaaaaacatttttcccctgagagagtgctcaggcattggaacaagtagcccagggaggtggtggagtctctggaagcattcaggtggcatctggatgtagcactttgggatggggtttaggggtgattctggtggtgctgggttgacagttggactagaagatctggaaggtctcttccaacattgatgattctgtgattctctgacctgtcatccctgtttgcaggtttgtgctctaacaagaacctggggatgttttctctgtgggatccagaggtTTCTATCTGGTCCCTCTGCTTGGGAAAGCCTTCCAAATCCATTCTggtgaggggaggtggtgatgcagcaacagcagctgccttgtgggatgcctggacacccctgaggaggcagagctggggccactcattctgtgccctgtcctggctgggtgctggggggactgccctgaggagagaccaatgaggcttctcctggggaaagcctcagtcagagctcagcttcccaaacaaggctggggctgggggtgtgccgagggggaagttgtcctgcaggcagcaggacaggacaaGCAGGACTCAGTCTGCTCAGGACACGGTACATCTGAAAGTGTAATGGTTTtgagtctaggccttccttcctggcaaccaggaaggaaggaaggaagtattccatcctattcctttaTGTAATTAGGTGCCTTTATGTAATAGGCGGACAGGGAaggctcttcctcttcctctctcccggTGAGGTTTGGAGACAACAGACTCCCGTGGCTGGTCTCGCTTCTGTGGGGGAGCTGAGGCCTGGTCGGGCCTACGGGGCCGGTTGTTTCTGCCGAGCCGGGGTCCATTAGCGTGGCGGTGGCGTTGGGCATGATTGGGCTTTCTCAAGGAAAGTATTATGGTTTTCTTTGGCTATTCCTTTATTGAGTGTGTATacctgtttttgtttgtttgttttgtcccattttccccttccccttttctgttttcaggtgTTGGGGGTTTCTTTCTTATGTGTCTATAGtttttgtatataaatgtaatataagtgtaaatatatttatatattgctttagctttctcttatttctgttctcttgggtttttttccttttcccttggttttggggggggagcTCTTGCGGTggggtttggagacttggcagggagccagctctAAACCACCACAGGAGGACACCATGTGTATGGGCCAattgttgctgctttattaaatcacagcCACCTACAACTGGCTCAGTGgcaacagaagagcagtgctccTAGTTTAAACTGTGGATTTTGCTGAAGATTTGAAGGCATCAGgattccagttttcctgcctgtataaaagacagagtttcttttttgggATAACATCTAAGACTGGAAAGATCCCCAGGCAACCACCAGGGATGATGTCACAGCGATGATGCGATATCaaaagagagatgtgatgtcacaggggggctgtgatgtcatggggaggatgtgatgtcacaggaaggatgtgatgtcacagggaggatgtgatgtcataggagacatgtgatgtcaaagaggatgtgatgtcatgggagaatgtgatgtcacaagggagctgtgatgtaacaggagatgtgatatcacaggagaggatatgatgtcacaggaatgatgtgatgtcacaggaatgatgtgatgtcacaggaatgatgtgatgtcatagtagacatgggatgtcacagaggaggatgtgatgtcacagggagctgtgatgtcaaagagaaggatgtgatgtcacaggggagctttgatgtcagagaagagctgtgatgtcacagaggaatatgtgatgtcacaggggagctttgatgtcatagaagagctgcgatgtcacagaggaatatgtgatgccataggagagatgggatgtcacagagggggatgtgatgtcacagaggagaatgtgatgtcacaggaagctgtgatgtcagagaggaagatgtgatgtcataggagacgtgttgtcacagaggacgatgtgatgtcacaggggaggatgtgatgtcacagggagctgtgatgtcactggggagctgtgatgtcataggtaaCATGccaagtcacagagaaggatgtgatgtcacaaaggaggatgtgatgtcacagagcaggatgtgatgtcacagaggaggatgtgatgtcacagggagctgtgatgccacagaggaggatgtgctgtcacagaggaggatgtgatgtcacagatgagaatgtgatgtcatactAGAGCTGTGATGGCACTAagaaggatatgatgtcacaggtagcatgcgatgtcacaggaaagatatgatgtcacagggacctgtgatgtcactggggagctgtgatgtaatAGGTAACATGGCacatcacagaggaggatgtgataacacagaggaggatgtgatgtcacaggacagctgtgatgtcacagaaaaggatgggATGTCTCAGGtgagctgtgacatcacagaaaaggatgtgatgtcacaggagacatgcgatgtcacagaggaggatgtgatatcacaggggagctgtgatgtcacagaagaggatgtaatgtcataggagacatgcgatgtcacagaggaggatgtgatgtcacagaaaaggatgtgatgtcacagggagctgtgatgccacagagtaggatgtgatgtcataggagacatgtgatgtctcagaggaggatgtgatgtcacagaggaggatgttatgtcacagatgaggatgtgatgtcataggagagctgtgatgtcacagaggaggaattgatgccacagagggggatgtgatgtcacagggagatgtgatgtcacagagggggatgtgatgtcataagagacatgcgatgttacagaggaggatgtgatgtcacagagtaggatgtgatgtcataggagacatgtgatgtcacagaggaggatgttatgtcacagatgaggatgtgatgtcataggaggatgtgatgtcacagaggaggatgtgatgtcacagggagctgtgatgtcacagaaaaggatgggATGTCTCAGGtgagctgtgacatcacagaaaaggatgtgatgtcataggagacatgcaatgtcacagaggagagctgtgatgtcacaggggagctgtgatgtcacagaggaggatatgatgtcataggagacatgcgatgtcacagaggaggatatgaagtcacagaggaggatgtgatgtcataggagacaagcgatgtcacagtggaggatgtgatgtcacagaggaggatgtgacgtcacagggggtctatgatgtcacagaagaggatgtgatgtcacagaggaggatgtgatgtcacagaggaggatgtgatagcataggagacatgcgatgtcacagagaaggatgtgatgtcacataagaggatgtgatgtcacagataaggacgtgatgtcacagggagatgtgatgtcacagaggaggatgtgatgtcacaggaagcatgtgatgtcacaggaaggatgtgatgtcacaggagagctgtgatatcacagaggaggatgtgatgtcatagaggaagatgtgatgtcacaggaaagctgtgatgtcacagaggaggatgtgatgtcatagaagaGCTGTGTTGTCGcagagggggatatgatgtcacaggggagctgtgatgtcataggagagctgtgatgacacagaggaggatgcgacgtccaggggagctgtgatgtcacaggagataTGCGATGTCACtgtggaggatgtgatgtcactgaggaggatgtgatgtcactgaggaggatgtgatgtcataggagacgtgatgtcacagagaaggatgtgatgtcacagaggaggatgtgatgtcacagaggaggatgtgatatcatacgagagttgtgatgtcacagaggagaatgtgatgtcacaggtagcatgtgatgtcacaggaaggatatgatgtcacagggagctgtgatgtcactggggagctgtgatgtcataggtaaCATGCcacgtcacagaggaggatgtgatgtcacagaggaggatgtgatgtcacatggggatctgtgatgtcatagaggaggatgtgatgtcatagcagacatgtgatgtcacagagtaggatgtgatgtcataggatatatgtgatgtcacagggaggatgtgatgtcacagaggggatgtgatgtcacagaggaggatgtgatgtcatatgatagATGTGACACAGGGAGGAGCTGAGGTTGGGGAGGGCAAAACCGGCCCAAgaatggatcgggaatggggacccctccTGCATTCCCCTGTGTCAACCTGctctggggggctttgggagggcacctCCTCCTCAATGGGCATCCAACTCACCCTAAAGGTGCCAGGACCACCCCTCAGATCCCCAACGACCCCCTAAATCCatccagagcccacccaggaccccctcaatccccttttctgggggaccTTTAGGGGCACTggtggctgagctgggcagcaaaGTTCATACCTGTCTGCAGCCTGACtcactgaaatgctgatttttaagcacagaaaggagaagctTGAGGCAGTTTGTTGAAGGCAGAAAGGCtgatttctcatgtattttaattacttctgaaaTGCTTCAAAGCCTGGTTTTCAGGGGTTTATTTAATTTGGCAAGTTCGTGGGGCTTTCTTGggcttttctttgtgtgtggggtgggggtgTTGCTTGTTTTTACAGTTACTTGTCTCATATACTTGGTGCTTTTCCCAGGAGAACATTGATTTGTGTAGAGACAAAATCCCTGGAGAATATCTTAATCTGAGGATAAAAATACTCCCCTGGGAAGGATGCAGGATGaatttgtattatttatttaagagtttCAGGCCCAAAACGAGCAGTTTCAGCCAAATTTTCTAAGTGACTGAGGAACCCTTTTCTCCAAATGTGCTCCCCTGAGGCAGTTTCAAATCCCCAGTTGtgattcagttttctggaatgattctaaatgaattaaatgctttttttggcCATCATCTAGGCAACTGCTGCCACAGATAACTTCAATTGtaagaaagcagaagagaaagaaatgaaagggcCACCTGTgagcaaaaggtatttttcattttcagtagtctctgaatttttgttactagttttctgtttctgtggaagagttcagtgtcctcc
This Pseudopipra pipra isolate bDixPip1 chromosome W, bDixPip1.hap1, whole genome shotgun sequence DNA region includes the following protein-coding sequences:
- the LOC135405518 gene encoding olfactory receptor 14J1-like, whose protein sequence is MGFFLLNLSLTDLGCICTTVPKAMHNSLWDTTTISYMGCAAQIFFFYFFLSAEFSLLTIMCYDRYVAICKPLHYGTLLGSRACAHMAAAAWATGFLNALLHTASTFSLPLCQGNALGQFFCELPHVLKLSCSHSGYRREIGLIMITACLVFGCFIFIVFSYVQIFRAVLRIPSQQGRHKAFSTCLPHLAVVSLFVSTGAFSDLKPPSISSPPLDLVVSVLYSVVPPALNPLIYSLRNQELKDAIRKMMTGCFSGATTCLFSSAEHSLYNPLLTQPSF